A stretch of DNA from Kazachstania africana CBS 2517 chromosome 3, complete genome:
TTTGTACCATATGAAACGGCACTTCCTACCCATGGAATCCAGTAGAAGACTAAAGGAGGACGATCTTTCCTTAAAGAGTAAAGGAATTGATAGGAAAGATTATACACAAAGGGAGCCAATATGATTATCGACAATCTTTGAGCTAATggtaaagaaagaaagaacagTACAACGTGGTTTGcatatttaaatatttctgAGACTATTGAAGTCGAAACAGCTGATGTTGAATCAGACatgtcaaaaaaaaaattgatgaagtcTAGAATagataattgaaaagattcaatatGCTGAGAATccagaaaataatttaaaaatatatgacaatatagaaaaagagagagatactataaattttttttttcacaaaTGGGTTATTATattactatatatatttatttatttgataaaatggACTAACTTTTGGTCCGAACTATTTCAATAAGTTTATCGCATAAAAGACATACTACGTTAACACATAAGCGATCTTGGCTCATGGTGCTTGTTGCTGTGTCTGTCGAGGAAGAGAATCGCCGAtgttaattttttttttttttaacgttcaaagagaaatgaATTGGGGTGGTGAATATCATCGGTGCTCTAAGCACTAATCGCATCTTTAATTCATCAGCTTATCTCCTTCATTTTCTAGGCTGGGAGGCACGCGTTACGACGCACTTCTCATTGATTGACTTTTCCTTGGAGACGCAAACGGGGAATTAGCCAAGGTTCGTTTAAACGACTGACTGTCTCTCTTAATGGTCGAGCGAAAAGGTGTCTGTGCTCTTCTGAGAAGCATAAAAGCTCGTTTCAAAAATGACTGCAAACAGAGATGCGGACCTTTGTGCACAGGGGCCAAACAAACTCCCTTATTTCCCTTGGTGGTACAGGAcaaattattattcttttcaCAGATTTTCTTCCACTTGAGCCGCTAAAAAGTATTTTCCGTCGTTTGTCTCGTTTAGACGCGCGATTtcccttttcttttttgtgGCCGCCATGCCGCAGTAACCCGATCTCTTTCCGTGTCGCGGAAAGCACACTCATACACCTCACTGTGACTGAGCTGCTGTCTAGGAAACACCGTCGCTGATATTTGAAAGCCCCGAAATGTTGACGTCCCGATAAACCCAAAAAAACGACAAGCTGCAATACGTGATATCGGTAATAACGGCatgaagaaatatatatatatatatctcGTACATAGAAATTATGATATATTGATTGTCTCGTTATCGTATCTCTTGGCGGCTTCTTCCCAGTTAATCACATTCCAAATGGCTTTGAAATAATCGACTTTCTTGTTCTGGTATTGTAAATAGTATGCATGTTCCCACGCATCTATGGCAACCAATGGAATCAGCCTACCCGTAACAGTGTCTTGATTGTATCTCTGTACAACTTCCAGTTTACCACCATTTTCCAAGTTCTTGACAATAAAGGCCCAACCAGACCCTTGAATTCCAGCCAGTTTCTCATTGGTCAATTTAATCAATTCATCTTTGGAGCCAAATTGTTTTTTGATTGCTTCAGACAGTCCAGTATCCTTCGATAAATGTCCCCCACCTTCCTTCTCAGGCGTTaaattcttccaaaatAGACAATGGTTCGTAAATCCCCCTCCATGGAATCTAATGTTATGTTGAAGTCCCAAAATTTCTCTAACAATCTTAGGTGATggatcttttttcaattcctCATTAAGCTCAAGCACTTTCTCTGTATTAGTATTAAATCCATCTACGTATGCCTGGTGGTGCTTCTTGTAATGTATTTCATTAATCTGTCCACTGATATATGGTTCTAAGTCTCCAAAATCCCAGTCTAGATCAGGTAGCGTTATCTTGTTTCTAACAAAAGTACTAAGAACCTTACTATTACCCTTAGTACCGTATTTTAAACCCGTTCTAGCTAGCATCATCTTGAATACACTACGTTTGAATATTCACGTAGCTTCTTTTTACTAGTAGCATGTAAAAGTacatctatatatatatatatttctgATGCAATATTAAATTCCCTTAACACCCCGACCTGTTGTTTAATGCTCATTCGCTCGGAATTTCTGAGAAGCGCTTAGGGGGAAAAAACGTCGATAACAATAAATTCATGTTTTGTCTACATTTCTTATTCATACacattatttcatttatatacTGGCATCAAAATATAGTTTAGGGTTCAATTTATCGATTTTTGCAGATTGTGCACTtccatcaaatattatttccGACAATAATTTCCCCGTGGCTGGTGCATTATTTATGCCCCAACATGAATGTCCACTTGccaaatataaatttttcatattagTCTCTCCAATTAATGGGCCAGAACTCGTCGCAACGTTCAATACAGGTAGATAGCATGCTTGACTTGCGTTTATCTTACCATTGGATAAATTCTTCGACAATTTAGACGCATATCTAAACAATTCTTGACATTTTAATCTAGATACTTCGACATCCTGCGTCGCATCAGGTAATTCAACCAGTGTATCGCCTTCACCGCATACGTAGACCTCATCCTTCCTTGCATATATTTCAGGTGAGAAATATTCCGTGTCTCCCGTTCTTAATTCAGTGAAAATGGCATAAGGAGTGACTTTCTTGATATCTTCAGGTTCAATTGTTATAGAATGTGCTCTTAATCCAGATATTGGACAATCTGGTAGTAATCTCGAAGTCCACGGTCCCGCGGTTATTATGATTTCATCCACATCGTTGATATCGATCACCGTATCACTGACACTTGAAGGCGTGTTATGTGATTTTGGAATTACCGGAATATAAGACACCCCGGTAGCCTCATTtgagttttcttttttaat
This window harbors:
- the SOD2 gene encoding superoxide dismutase SOD2 (similar to Saccharomyces cerevisiae SOD2 (YHR008C); ancestral locus Anc_5.590); translated protein: MLARTGLKYGTKGNSKVLSTFVRNKITLPDLDWDFGDLEPYISGQINEIHYKKHHQAYVDGFNTNTEKVLELNEELKKDPSPKIVREILGLQHNIRFHGGGFTNHCLFWKNLTPEKEGGGHLSKDTGLSEAIKKQFGSKDELIKLTNEKLAGIQGSGWAFIVKNLENGGKLEVVQRYNQDTVTGRLIPLVAIDAWEHAYYLQYQNKKVDYFKAIWNVINWEEAAKRYDNETINIS